In Terriglobales bacterium, the genomic stretch GCAACCACTACGGCGGCCCAAGTGATCTCGCCAGATTCTCCCGCTTCGCTTCGCTCGCGGAAGAATGACATCAAAGACGATAGGCGCGTGACTCCCTGTGGTCTTGCTATCCACGATTCACTATGCACTATCCACTGCTTCACTCGTACCTGAGCGCCTCGATGGGGTCCAGCGCCGAGGCCCGCGCCGCCGGGTAGATCCCGAAGAACAGCCCCACCGACACCGAGACTGAGAAGGCCACCACGATCCAGAACAGGGAGACGTGCGAGGGCAGGGGCGAGAGCCAGTCCACCAGGGTGCTGATCAGCCCGCCCCCCATGATGCCCAGGATCCCGCCCACCCCGGTCAGCACCATGGCCTCCAGCACGAACTGGAAGAGGATGTCGCGGCGGCGCGCCCCGATGGCCTTTCTCACCCCGATCTCGCGGGTGCGCTCGGTCACCGAGACCAGCATGATGGCCATCACCCCGATGCCCCCCACCATCAGCCCGATGGAGCTGATCACCAGCATCAGCAGGTAAGCCCCGCCGGTGAGCTGGTTGTAGAGTTCGATGAACTGGTTCTGGGTGCCCACGTCGAAGGAGTTGGGCTTGCCGGGAGCGTCGTGGCGCAGCCGCCGCAGGATCTCGGTAGCCTGGTCCATGGCGTCGGGGATGGCCTGGGGGCTGCGTGCCCGCAGCGCGATCCAGGCGTCGTCCTTGGACTCGGGGTGCAGCTTCAGCATGGTGGTGTTGGGCAGCCAGATGAAGGTGTCGCGGTCGAAGCCGAAGAGCATGCCCCGGCGCTCCACCACCCCCACCACCGTGTAGCCGTCGTTCTCGAAGTAGATGGTCTTGCCCACCGGGTCCTGGTGCGGAAACATGTTTTCCGCGATGGTGGCGCCCAGCGCCACCACCCGGCTGTGGTGCAGCACGTCCCCGTCGGAGATGAAGCGACCCTCCCGCATGCGCGAGGTGTACACCACGATGTAGTCCTGGTCCACGCCCAGCACCCGCACCCCGTGGGTGTGCACGTTGCCAAAGCGCACGTTGGGATCGGGGAAACGGGTGAAGTCCAGGGGCACCAGGGTGGTGACCGTGTCCGCGTCCCTCAGCTCGGCGCGCAGCGCGGCCGCGTCCTCCAGGGTGAGTTCCTTGCGCTGCCGCTCCTCCTCGCTGGGAAAGCGGAAGGCGAACTGCGGGATGCGCTGGATGGTGATGATGTTGGAGCCCAGGCTCGATACCTGCCGCGAGAAGGAAGCATTCAGCCCGGAGATGATGGCGGCGATGGAGACCACGGTCATGATCCCGATCACCACTCCCAGGATGGTCAGGCCGGAGCGCAGCTTGTGGCTGCGGATCTGGGCGAGCGCGAGTTTGACGATCTGCCAGTACATGCCGCTCACTCCGCCCGCAACGCCACCACCGGGTCCAGCTTGGCGGCGTTGCGCGCCGGGTAGGCCCCGAAGAACACCCCGATGGAGGCGGCCGCCAGGAAGGCCAGCGCCACCGACCACAGCTTGATGGCGGCGGGCAGGGGCGAGAGCCAGGCCACCAGGAAGGCGATGCCCACGCCCAGCAGGATGCCCACCAGCCCGCCCACCGCCGCCAGCGTGACCGCTTCCGCCAGGAACTGCCCCAGGATGTCGGCCTGGCGCGCTCCCAGCGCCCTCCGCACCCCGATCTCGCGCGTGCGCTCGGTCACCGAGACCAGCATGATGTTCATGATCACGATCCCGCCCACCACCAGCGAGATGGAGACCACCGCGATCATCACCAGGAAGATGGAGCCGGTGGCCGAACTCCAGATCTCCAGGAAGGTCTCGGCGGTGTCCATGGCGAAGCCGTCCTCGTCGTTGTACATGCGGTGCAGGCGGTTGCGCAGGATCACCCGGGTCTCGTCCATCGCCGTCTGCATGTCGGCGGGGGTGGCCGCCTGCGCCTGGATCACGATGGACTGCGAGGTGACATTCTCGAAGCGGGTGTACACGGTGATGGGGATGCGCGCGAAGACGTCCTGGGGGCTGCCC encodes the following:
- a CDS encoding ABC transporter permease; protein product: MDRGETFKLAVDALRAHKLRSFLTLLGVIIGVASLIAVVSVVQGLNQYVASRVMDFGSTSFQVNKFSSGFQSIDEFQKELKRKNLTYEDFLAVQQGCAHCQLVAGVYVDQKTIHYKNRMVEGVQLRGVTVNAPFIGTAMELASGRHFTDADIDHARYEIILGGDVADRLFPSEDPIGKDVRVGGNTFTVIGVAVKQGTFLGSPQDVFARIPITVYTRFENVTSQSIVIQAQAATPADMQTAMDETRVILRNRLHRMYNDEDGFAMDTAETFLEIWSSATGSIFLVMIAVVSISLVVGGIVIMNIMLVSVTERTREIGVRRALGARQADILGQFLAEAVTLAAVGGLVGILLGVGIAFLVAWLSPLPAAIKLWSVALAFLAAASIGVFFGAYPARNAAKLDPVVALRAE
- a CDS encoding ABC transporter permease; the encoded protein is MYWQIVKLALAQIRSHKLRSGLTILGVVIGIMTVVSIAAIISGLNASFSRQVSSLGSNIITIQRIPQFAFRFPSEEERQRKELTLEDAAALRAELRDADTVTTLVPLDFTRFPDPNVRFGNVHTHGVRVLGVDQDYIVVYTSRMREGRFISDGDVLHHSRVVALGATIAENMFPHQDPVGKTIYFENDGYTVVGVVERRGMLFGFDRDTFIWLPNTTMLKLHPESKDDAWIALRARSPQAIPDAMDQATEILRRLRHDAPGKPNSFDVGTQNQFIELYNQLTGGAYLLMLVISSIGLMVGGIGVMAIMLVSVTERTREIGVRKAIGARRRDILFQFVLEAMVLTGVGGILGIMGGGLISTLVDWLSPLPSHVSLFWIVVAFSVSVSVGLFFGIYPAARASALDPIEALRYE